The DNA sequence GAATGTTGTTCTTTACAGTGGTTTCATCTGCTCCTTTTTTAAGTTTAAATTCGATGGCTGAAATTTGATTGGGCTTATAATTTAAAAGGTGTTGAGCCAAATCAATTGGGGCATAGATATAATTGTCGTTTAAGGTTTCATTGATATCAAAAATACCAACATTAACTGTTTTTACGGTATTATAGATGTCCTTAATTGAAGAGAATTGTCCTTTTCCAGGTTTAGGAACATAAATATTGGCGGCTTTGGAAAAATCTAATACACCGTAAGATAAATTTCTTGAAATGCCCCAGCCAATAACAATTTGATTGGAACCTTGAGTAAACCATGAGCCTTGAACAATTACAGAATCCATTTGATTAACCTGATTAAAATGGGCATCTACCCCTTTTAATATGGCTAAATAATCTTTATTATCAGAAGTAATAAGTACCCGATCTTCAATGACTTTGGAAAATAGTGTAATATCACTTAAGGCATTTAATTTAGCAAGGTTGTCCTCGCTAATTATAAAAGATTTTCCAGTAATGGTTTCAGCTTTTAAATCTGGGTCTACAATATTAGAAAATTGAAGTGTAAAGTCTTTTAATCCAGCAAAACCAGCAAGAACAATAAATAGAGAAGCAGCACCAACTATTACACCAACTGCCGCTATAATGGTTATAAAATTTATGGCATTGTTGCTGCTTTTGGAGCGTAAATATCGTTTGGCTATGTATAGCGCAAAATTCACTTAAGATTTTTTACGTTTGTCTAATAAAGAAGGGTCTTGCAATGGGTTTTCTTTACCTTTTAAAGACTTGTCTATTTGGTCAATATACTCTAAAGAGTCGTCAATAAAAAATTCTAAACTTGGCATGCGTCGTAATTGCTGCTTGGTACGTTGTGCTATTTCATGTTTTATAAGTGGTGTGTTGGATTTAATACCCTTTAAAAGTTCTATACCCTTATTATTAGGAAAAATACTTAAATATACTTTAGCTACGGATAAATCTACCGTAACTTTTACTTTAGATACAGAAATTAATACGCCTCTCAAACCACCATCGGTTGCTGCTTTTTGAAGCACATCGGCCAAATCGTTTTGTAATACAGATGCTATTTTTTTTTGTCTTTGACTTTCCTCTACGTTACTCATGTTTTATACCTGTTAAAGGTTTAGTATGCAAAAATAGTTGTTATTCTATGAATATATTGATTTTTATGGTAGTTTTAAGTAAAATATGTGTTTAATTTCGATTTGTAATGTTATGAGATTTTGAATAAAATTGAAAGATTCCATTTTTTATAAGAAATGATATATGAAAAAGAGGAAATTGTTGTTATCATAGGTTATTAAAGGTTTTTTAACATAAAATAAACAAATGTTGTATTAATTGAATATTGTCATGAGATAAAGCATTATTTTTCTTGCTAACAAATAAAATAAATAGTAATATTGCACTCCAATTTTGAGTTTATAACTTGTTTTGAACAAATCAAAATAGCAGTAAAAATCAAAATGGTCCTATAGCTCAGTTGGTTAGAGCACCTGACTCATAATCAGGTGGTCCATGGTTCGAGTCCATGTGGGACCACAAGTAAATTAAAGCACTTACAAGTTTATTGTAGGTGCTTTTTTTAATAAAAAAGCAACGTTTTTTTACTGTTATCTCAATTATTTAAGGTTTTAAGAAATTTTTTAAACCACTTACCTGAAGCTTTGATGAATCGTTTTTGTGTTGAAAAATCAACATAAACTAATCCAAATCTGGGACGGTATCCTTCAGCCCATTCAAAATTATCAGTAAAAGTCCATGCAAAATAGCCTTCCACATTTAACCCATCTTGTTTTGCTTTGTAAACTTGTTGTAAATAGGTTTGAAAGTAATTAAGTCTATCAACATCATGAATTTCTCCATTTTGCAATATGTCATTAAAGGCTGCGCCATTTTCAGTGATGATAATTTTTTTAATGCTTTTATATTGGTTGAATTGCTTAATCATGTTATAAATACTGGGAGGGTAAACTTCCCAATCCATTAAGGTAGTTTTTACATTTCGATTGGAGGCCTTTACAATTTTTGAATAAATATAAGGTACATAGTAACTGTGTTTTATAACTTCACGTGTGTAGTTTTGAACACCTATAAAATCGAATTCAAATTTTGCATTTTCCATGTCATTTGGATGCACGTAAGTTTTAATTTGTTTTAAAACAGGTACTTTTTCTGTTGGATAACCTAAACCTAATACGGGTTCAATAAAAAGCCTATTGAGAAGTGCATCTGCTTTTTTGACAGCAAAAATATCCTTTTTTGTATTTCTGTAAGGTGTAACTTCAGAGCATGAAAATGTTGTGCCAATAACACTGTTTGGAATTAGATTTCGTAAAATACGTCCACCTAAAGCTTGGCATAAAACAGCATGATGTATTGCGGGTAAAAATTTTTTTAATCTTTTTTGTCCAGGAGCATGCACTCCTAAAAAGTAACCTGCTCCTGTAAATACCATAGGTTCGTTCAATACCATCCAATGTTTAACACGGTCGCCAAATTGTTTAGCGCAAAGGCTGGCATAGTTTTCAAACCATTCTAAAATATCTCTGTTAGTCCAGCCTCCTTTTTCTTCAAGGGCTTGTGGTAAATCCCAATGATATAAGGTTATCCATGGAGTAATGTTGCATTCTAAACAAAAATCAATAACTCGATTGTAAAAATTAATACCCTCTAAATTAATCTCTCCTTCGCCATTGGGAATAAGTCTTGACCAAGAAAGTGAAAACCTGAAATTGGGGATATTCATAGATTTCATAAGAAGAATATCTTCTTTGTATTTATGGTAAAAATCAACAGCAGTATTGGCATTTTCATTTTGTTGAATTGCACCTTTTTTTGTTGTAAAAACGTCCCAAATAGAAACTCCTTTTCCATCAATATTATGAGCGCCTTCAATTTGGTATGCAGCGGTTGATACTCCCCAAACAAAATTGTTACCGAAATCCCTAGCTTTTAATTTAAAAGTTGATTGTTTAGTTTTTTTCGTCATTTTAATTTATTAAGCAATGCACTCTTGGAGTAATTGGTTAATAATTTGCTCTGTCATGTCTGGATAATTTACTTCAATAATGGAGTCTGTTTCTGTCCATTCAATAAGTGTCTTAAGGTGTTTTTTCTTTAATGATTTTATAACCGGTACTCCCATTTGTTTAAGAGCAGCGGCATTACATTGTTGTTCGTACTGACCTTTCATAGGTATAACCATTAGTTTTTTCTTCATAAATAATGCTTCAGCTGGAGTTTCAAAACCAGCACCACACAAAATACCTTTGCTATTTGCCATGCTCTTTACAAAAGCTTCATTGTTTATGGGTTGAATAGTAATATTGTTATCTGTAATTATTTTTTTATTGTGCTTAGAAAACACTTCCCATTTAGTATTTTTTATTTTAGACAGTATTTTTAATATTTTATCATCCCCATAAGAAGGTAAATAAACTGTATAATAATCTAATGTATTACAAACTATATTTCGAATATCTTGCCTAATAACTGGTGTGAATATATGCTCTTGATATGCTTTAAAATGAAATCCGAATTGTTTGGTAGTTGGGGCGTATTTTTTTAAGATAAATTTCCCTAAACGATCTTTCTTGAATGGTTTAGGTGCATTTAAAGATAGTACGGCAGCTTGGTGACTTAAGCTTACACAGGGTTTGTTTTTCAGTTTACATGCCCATGCTGAAACAGGTTCAAAATCATTTATAATTAAGTCGTATTTTTCAATAGGAAGGCTGTTTATTTCTTTTTGAAGTCTATTGGTATTAGCTCTTAAATACGTTTTCCACATATTAACACCTCCTTGTTTTCCAAATATAAAACTCAGTCCTTTTAATTGATAGGTTATAGGGTAAGGGATATCAATATCCGCCTGAGTGCCACTAACAAGAATATCTAATTCTATTTGTTTTTTTTGAAGAATAGGAATAATGTCGCGTGCCCTGCTTAGGTGTCCATTTCCAGTACCTTGAATGGCGTATAAAACTTTCATAGATTTATGATAGAGTTTAAAATAATTAAAAATTATTTTTCGATAATGTTTTTTCCGAATTGAAATTCTTTTATTAAGTTTTGAAAAAGTGCTTTGCTTTCAAGGATTTGATCTTCTTCCAATTCTTCTTCAAAATTATTTTTTGAATTTTGATAAAAAGCAGGGTCTTCTTCAAAAGAATATAGTGCCCATTTGCTGTCATTGAATTCTAAAGCCGTTAAATTTTCAATCCAATCTCCAGAATTAAGATATATAACTGAACCGTTTTCTGATTTAATTTTTTTTATTTCTGGCTGATGAATATGTCCACAAATTACATAGTCATAATTGTTTTCTATGGCAATATCAGCAGCAATTTGTTCAAAATTATTGATAAATTTAACAGCGGATTTTACACTATTTTTGATTTTTTTAGACATGGATATGGGGGCTCCGCCAAATTTTATTGAAAAATAATTAATAGCACTATTTAATAGAATTAACGAATCATAACCAACTGCTCCTAACTTGGCAATCCATTTGGAATGTTGCATAGTAACATCAAACACATCTCCATGGAATATCCATGTTTTTTTACCGTGAATTTCTAAAAGTAATTTGTTTACTATTTTAAATGAACCAAGTTCAAAACCTACAAATTTTCTTAACATTTCATCATGGTTTCCTGTAATGTACTCTACAGTTATGCCATTGGCAATCCATTTCATGATAAGTTTTATAACTTTCATATGTGACTTTGGCCAGTAACGTTTATTGAATTGCCAAATATCTATAATATCACCATTTAAAATGACCCTTTTAGGATTAATAGATTTTAAGTATTTATGTAGCTCTTTTGCTCTACAACCATAGGTTCCTAAATGAACATCAGATATGACTACTATATCAACATCTCTTTTTGTCATAAGATTGGTAGTTTATACGTTGAATTTTGGAGAGGATAGGTAACTACGATACGTAAGTGAAAAAAAATTACTACCGCAACTGATAGAAAAATCTGAAATAATGTCATGTAGTTATATTACAATTAACAAAATTAGAGTGTTTTGTCAATACTATTGTAACCCTTGTTTTAACCTTTGGTTAAGGGAGTGTTATTTGTTAATTTTAGGATAACACTTTTCTTAAATAACAGTTAATGGTTGCTGTTTAATATTTATATCATTTATAATAAGAGAGATATTCTTTTATATTTGTTTTTTATAACATTTGAGTAATTTTTTATAAAAACATAATTTTTTTGAAATAATAGCGTTTTTATTGAGAATTGAAGCAAAATACACCTTGCATTTTGTCGATTCTTTTTGTTGTTTCGTGGGTGTTTTTTTTTGAAAAAAGAAATATTATTTTTGATGACTCACTATTTTTTATACATTTGTTTCCAAATGACAATACAAAATAAAAGAACTTTAGCCTCAATCTTATTTGTATTAATAAGTTTTGTATGTATGCACGCTCAATCAGGTAATGAGCCTCCAGTTCCATTACCACCAGGTCCACCGCCTCCAGGTGCTCCAATAGATGGAGGTGTGTTATTTTTAGCTTGCGCTGCGTTAATTTATGGTGCTAAAAAAATGATTAAAAAATAATTTTTTAGTTGTTTAAACTCATAAGTTTCGTTACGTATTTTCCTAAAACATCAAATTCTAAATTTACAACCGTTCCTTTTTTAAAGGAATTAAAGTTTGTATGCTTGTAAGTAAATGGTATAATGGCTACGCTAAAACTATCTTTTTGAGAATTAACAACCGTTAAACTAGTTCCATTAACGGTTATAGAACCTTTTTCAATAGTTATATTATTGAATTTGGAGTTGTAACTAAATGTAAAAACCCAACTTCCATTAGTTTCTTCTATATTGGTGCAAATAGCTGTTTGGTCTACATGGCCTTGTACAATATGGCCATCTAACCTATCACCAAGTTTCATCGCCCGTTCTAAGTTTACCTTATCATTTATACTAAGGTGTTGTAGATTTGTTTTTTCTAAGGTTTCTTTGATTGCTGTAACGGTGTATTCGTCATTATTTATAGCCACCACAGTTAAGCAAACGCCATTGTGAGCAACACTTTGGTCAACTTTTAGCTCTGGAGCTAACCTGCTTTTTATAGAGATATGTAGATTGTCTAGATCTTTTTTTAAATTGGAAATCACGCCCATATCTTCAATAATTCCTGTAAACATATTATTATCTGTTTATTTAGTTAAATTTGTAGCATCAAAATTACAAACAAAAGTTATCAATTTTAATGAAGAACGCAGAAAATATAGTAGTTGGAATATCAATAGGTGACTTAAACGGCATTGGCAGTGAAATTGTTTTAAAAACTTTTGAAGATTCAAGAATGCTTGAATTTTGTACACCTGTAGTTTTTGCTTCAGCAAAAACTATGACTTTTTTAAAAAATCATTTTAATTCTGATGTTAGTTTTAATGGTATTAATGATATTAAGCAATTAATTTATGGAAAAATAAACGTGTTTAATTGTTGGAACAATGTTGTAAATATTGATTTTGGTAAAGAAGACCTTAAAATAGGTGAATATGCTATAAAATCATTGGAAGCGGCTACCAGAGCATTAAAAAATAACGATATTGATGTGCTGGTAACGGCGCCCATTAACAAGCATAATATTCAGTCGGATACATTTAAGTTTCCTGGGCATACAGATTATTTGGCTAAGGAGTTAGGGGGAAATAGTTTAATGTTTATGATAACAAATACTTTAAGGGTTGGTTTACTAACAGATCATGTGCCTGTTAAAGATATTGCAAATCATATTACATCAGATTTAATTCAACAAAAAATAAATACAGTTTATGAATCACTTCAACAAGATTTTAATATTTCAAGACCAAAAATAGCCGTTTTAGGTATTAACCCTCATACTGGGGATAATGGAGTTATAGGTATTGAAGACGATACTGTTTTAAGACCAACCTTAGAAAAAATTAAAGCATCAGGAAAATTAGTCTTTGGTCCCTATGCAGCAGATAGTTTTTTTGGTTCAAACAATTATAAAAACTTTGATACCATTATTGCTTCCTACCATGATCAAGGATTAATTCCTTTTAAAACGTTGTCGTTTGGTCAAGGTGTAAACTATACTGCGGGTTTAAATAAGGTTAGAACATCTCCAGACCATGGCACTGCTTATGAAATTGCAGGCAAAGGAATAGCTGATGAAAACTCATTTAAAGAAGCTGTTTTTGCTGCTATAGAAATATATAAAAATCGTTCTGAGTATGAGGAGCTTACTTCTAATCCCTTAAAAAAGGCAGCCAAAAATGAGCGTCGTTAAAGGCTTGGTTTTTAAACGAATTCTTAAAAAAAGACCTGAAATAAAGATATAAACAAAAAAATGTTTATAAGTAATGTGTCGTAAATAAAAATTTATATATTTGCAGGCTCAAAATAGATGTGATAATGAAGCCATTAAAAGAGTTTACAATTCCATTTGTAGGGTTAAAAATAGCGAAACATCAATTTGAGTATAAGGTAAATAAAACGTTCTTTGAGTATTTTGAGTATGAAGATTTTAATGATGTAAACATTAAAGTTGATTTAGTTTTAGAAAAAAAATCAACTTTATTAGAATTACATTTTAAAATATCAGGTACTGTTAATGTTAATTGTGATGTAACTAATGAGCCATTTAATCAAAGTGTTGAAAATGAGTTTGATTTAGTGGTAAAGTTTGGGGAGGAATATAATGATGAATATATTGATATTCTTATTGTTCCACATGGTACGTATGAAATTAATGTACAACAGTATATATATGAATTAACGGTGCTTGGAGTACCAACAAAGCGCGTGCACCCGGGTGTAGAAGACGGCACATTAAAATCAGACATACTTGAAAAATTAGAAGAATTAAGCCCAAAGCTTAAAGAAAATAAAGAAAAAGAAGAGGATATTGATCCTCGTTGGAATACATTAAAGAAACTATTAACGGATAAATAAACGAAAAAATGGCACATCCTAAAAGAAAAATCTCGAAAACGAGAAGAGATAAAAGAAGAACACACTACAAAGCAACTGCGCCACAGATTGCAACTTGCTCTGCAACAGGGGAAGCTCACTTATATCATAGAGCACACTGGTACGAAGGTAAATTATATTACAGAGGTCAAGTTTTAATTGACAATTCAGAAGCTGTAGAAAACGTAGCATAACTATTATGCATGCATATATTAAAACGCTCCAATGTGAGCGTTTTTTTTATGATATGTTTTTTCTATAAGCCAAAAACAACTTAATTTGCATCATAATTAGATTAGAATTTAGTATTTTTCAACAAGTTTTGAATGTTTTTGTCGGATTTTATTGAATTTTGGTCAATTTAACTAAATAAGGTATGAGTAAAATATCAGCAGCAATTACAGCTGTAGGAGGCTATGTTCCTGAATATGTGTTAACCAACCAAATTCTTGAAACAATGGTTGACACAAATGATGAATGGATAACGACACGAACAGGGATTAAAGAGCGTAGAATTCTTAAAGATGACGGTAAAGGAACTTCATATTTAGCTATTAAAGCGGCTCAAGATCTTATAAATAAAAAGGGAATTAACCCAAAAGACATAGAGCTTGTTATTGTTGCTACGGCAACACCAGACATGAAAGCGGCTTCAACAGCCTCTTTTACGGCTACAGAAATAGGCGCTATTAATGCGTTTTCATTTGATATGGATGCTGCTTGCTCTAGTTTTTTATATGGAATGTCAGTTGCAGCAAGTTATATTGAATCAGGAAGGTATAAAAATGTGCTCTTAATTGGAGCGGATAAAATGTCTTCTATCATTAATTATAAAGATCGAGCTACTTGTATTATTTTTGGAGATGGAGCAGGTGCTGTATTATTTGAACCAAATCAAGAAAATTTAGGATTTCAAGATGAATATTTAAGAAGTGATGGTTCAGGGCGCGAATTTTTACAAGCCACCTATGGAGGTTCTACATACCCTATAAATGTACAAGCTGTAGAAGAAGGCAGGCAATTTGCTTTTCAAGAAGGTAGAACAGTTTTTAAAAATGCTGTATTTAATATGGCTGATGCTGCCTCAAAAATTTTAGAAAGAAATAAATTAACAAACCATGACGTTGATTGGTTGGTAGCACATCAAGCAAATAAGCGTATTATTGACGCTACTGCAAACCGAATAAATTTAGAAGAGGAAAAAGTGATGATTAATATAGAAAAGTACGGTAATACTACATCGGCAACTTTACCGTTACTTTTATTTGATTATGAATCACAACTTAAAAAAGGAGATAAATTAATATTTGCTGCTTTTGGCGGCGGATTTAACTGGGGGTCCATTTATTTAACATGGGCATATAATTCAAATAATTAACCAAAAAAATACTAAGCCAATTATGGATATCAAAGAGATTCAAAACTTAATTAAGTTTGTTGCAAAATCAGGGGCAAGCGAGGTTAAATTAGAAATGGATGATATAAAAATCACCATAAGAACAGGGTCAGAATCAGACACAACAGCCATTCATTACACACCTGTTGCACCGCAAATTCCTCAAGCAACAGCACATGTAGCACAAGAAATGCCAGTACAAAATGTAGAAGCGCCAGCACCAGCTGCTGCCAGTGGATCAGATGATAACTCAAAATACATTACTATAAAGTCGCCAATAATTGGTACATTTTACAGAAAACCAGCTCCAGACAAACCACTATTTGTTGAAGTGGGACAAACTATTTCTGAAGGCGATGTGCTTTGTGTAATTGAGGCTATGAAACTTTTCAATGAAATTGAATCTGAGGTTTCTGGAAAAATAGTTAAAGTATTAGTTGATGATTCTTCTCCTGTAGAGTTTGACCAACCATTGTTTTTAGTAGACCCATCATAACTTGAAGTTTAAAGTTTAATGTTTATAAAGTTTAGAGACTGAGTGTTTCTAAATCTGTGAACAACTAAACCATAAACTCTTAAACTCTTAAAGATATGTTTAAAAAAATATTGATTGCCAACAGAGGAGAAATAGCACTACGTGTTATTAGAACCTGTAAAGAAATGGGTATTAAAACGGTGGCTGTATATTCTACTGCAGATGCAGAAAGTCTTCACGTTAAGTTTGCAGATGAAGCAGTTTGTATCGGTCCAGCATCCAGCGCACTTTCTTACTTAAAAATGTCCAATATTATATCAGCTGCAGAAATAACGAATGCAGATGCTATTCACCCTGGATATGGATTTTTATCTGAAAATGCTAAATTTTCAAAAATATGTGAAGAACATGGCATAAAATTTATTGGAGCTTCTGCAGAGATGATTGACAGAATGGGTGATAAGGCAAATGCTAAAGAAACCATGAAAGCTGCAGGTGTACCATGTGTGCCAGGAAGTGATGGTGTTATTCAAACCTTTGAAGATTGCGAAAGAATAGCTAAAGAAACAGGTTATCCTGTTATGCTAAAAGCATCTGCTGGTGGTGGAGGTAAAGGAATGCGAGGTGTTTTTAAGCCTGAAAATCTTAAAGAAGCTTGGGATTCGGCAAGACAAGAAAGTAAAGCTGCTTTTGGAAATGACGATATGTACATGGAAAAACTCATTGAAGAACCAAGGCATATAGAAATTCAAATAGTAGGTGATTCTACTGGGAAAGCTTGTCATTTATCTGAAAGAGATTGTTCGATTCAGCGCCGTCATCAAAAATTAACAGAAGAAACCCCTTCACCGTTTATGACGGATAAATTAAGGGATAAAATGGGTAAAGCAGCTGTTAAAGCTTCTGAATACATAAAATACGAAGGTGCAGGTACTATTGAGTTTTTAGTAGATAAGCACCGAAATTTCTATTTTATGGAAATGAATACACGTATTCAAGTTGAACACCCTATTACTGAACAGGTCATTGATTTTGATTTGATTCGTGAACAAATATTAGTAGCTGCAGGTGTGCCAATTTCAGGAAAAAATTACACTCCTAAATTACATTCTATTGAATGTAGAATAAATGCTGAAGATCCTTTTAATGGCTTTAGGCCATCACCAGGAGTTATTACTACATTGCACGCGCCTGGAGGCCATGGTGTACGTTTGGATACACATGTGTATGCTGGGTATACTATTCCGCCAAATTATGACTCTATGATTGCTAAGTTAATTACTACAGCGCAAACAAGAGAAGAGGCTATTAGCAAAATGAAGCGTGCTTTAGATGAGTTTGTTATTGAAGGTGTTAAAACCACTATTCCTTTTCATAGACAATTAATGGACCATCCAGATTATGTGGCGGGTAATTATACGACGAAGTTTATGGAAGACTTTGTTATAGAAAAACAAGTTGAAGAATAAATATTAAAAACTCCAAAAGCAATTTTGGAGTTTTTTTGTAAAGAACTTTTTCTTTATTGATATTATCCATACTTATTTGGGTGTTGCTTTTTCTTCATTTATCTTTAATCTCATATATAATTAAATTCTTTTGAAGCTAATAAAACGCTTTTTCAAACTCATTTTTAAAGGGGTGCTTTGGTTATTTATTGTGTCCATAGCAATTACTTTTATATATAAATGGCTGCCAGTTCCACTAACTCCACTTATGATTATAAGGAGTATTGAACAATATCAAGCCCAAAAAGACATTGTTTGGAAACACCATTGGGTCTCTATTGATAAAATTTCGAAAAATCTACAATTGGCTGTCATATGTAGTGAAGATCAAAATTTTTTAAATCACAACGGATTTGATTTAAAAGCGATTGAAAAAGCCATTGAATTTAATAAACAAGGAAAACAGATTCGTGGGGCGAGTACTATAAGCCAACAAACAGCTAAAAATATTTTTTTATGGCCTCAACGTAGTTGGTTGCGTAAAGGCTTAGAAGTTTATTTCACCTTTTTAATAGAGCTCATGTGGTCTAAAGAGCGAATTATAGAAGTGTATTTAAACAGTATTGAAATGGGGAATGGTATTTACGGTGCGGGAGCAGCATCGCAATATTGGTTTAAAAAATCGGCTAATAAATTAACACAAATGGAATCAGCAGCTATAGCAGCTATTCTACCAAACCCAAGAGTTTATAAAGCAAATCCGGCCTCTAATTATATTCATGGCAGAAAGCATTGGATAGTTCGTCAAATGGGATATTTTGGACCGTTAGATTATATTAAACAAAATGATAAATCCAATAAAAATTAAACAAGACTTGTATTTGCAATGCGAAGTATTTATTGAAAATAGATTACAGACCATTCAAAAAACGATTTATGAAATTCAGGAATCGTTAACATCAGAAACTAAAAGTAGTGCGGGCGATAAGCATGAAACTGGACGCGCTATGCTGCAATTAGAACGTGAAAAAGCAGGTTGCCAGCTTGCTGAAATTCAGAAAATAAAAGAAAATTTTTATAAAATAGATATTTCTAAAACATCTAAAATCATTGGATTAGGCAGTCTTGTTTATACTACCAGTGCTAATTATTTTATTGGAATTAGTGCGGGTCAACTAACGGTAGATTCTACTAAAGTGTATGCTATTTCTAATAATACGCCTATTGGACAATTGTTAATGGGTAAGATCACAGGCGATGAAATTATTTTTCGAGAACAGAAATTTGTTATTAAAAAAGTGCTTTAAATAATAGTTTTTAAAGTTTAAAATAAAAGTTGAAGATTATTAATATCAGAGGTTAACTGTTAATTATTATATAAAATTATATTATGAATTTAAACTTTCAGGAGCGATGGTAGTCTTAAACTTTTTAAATGGTTACAATGATTTACTCTAAGAAAAGAAAAACGATTTTATTAATTTTAATAATTTCTCTTAACATCCTATTTTATTCCTGCATAAATAAAAAAAATGATTCAGGGGTTAGTCAGAGTCGATTAGATGATAATAATAAAATACCAATTTACAATTTTGAATCATTAGAAAGGTTGTTATACACTCAAAATAAGAATATTCACATTATAAATTTTTGGGCTATGTGGTGTGCTCCTTGTGTAAAGGAACTTCCTATAATTCAGGAATATGAAAAAAACAATCCTAATGTAGAAGTTATATTAGTTAGTCTCGATTTTCCTGAAGATATTGAAACTAAACTTATGCCATTTTTAAATGATAAAGGAATAACGTCTAAAGTGGTATTATTAGATGATCCTGATGCTAATAGTTGGATTGATAAAGTGAATCCGAATTGGTCTGGTGCAATTCCATACACTATAATATTTAATAATGAAAAACGTTCGTTTCATGAGCGGGCCTTTAGTAGTCTAATAGATTTAGAAACAGAAATAAATTCAACTTTTAATAATTAATTATAATATGAAAAGTATCAGTATACTAATTAGTAGTTTTGTTTTAATAGCTGGCATATTAACATCTTGTAAAAATAATTCTGAAAAGAAAGAAAGAAAAGATTTACTTGAACAATATCAAGGTAGACCAGAGCGGCCAGAACGGCCTGATGGTAGACCCCCAATGAAAGGCGATAGAAAAGGTCCTCCACTGGGAGGAAATCATAGCCCAGTGCAATCAAAAACTTTAGAAGAAATTGGAGGCTATAAAATTGGCGATGTAGCTACAGACTTTGAACTTAAAAATATTGATGGTAATCTTTTTTCCTTATCAGATTTTACTGAAGCAAAAGGTTATATTGTAGTTTTTACATGTAATGGATGTCCTTTTTCTAAAATGTATGAAGATCGTTTAATAGCACTTCATAACAAATATGCTCCCAAAGGTTATCCTGTAATTGCCATCAATCCTAATATTAGTCAAGATAACCCCATAGAAAGTTTTGAGGCCATGCAAACGCGTGCTGAAGATAAATTTTTCCCTTTTGTTTACTTA is a window from the Pseudalgibacter alginicilyticus genome containing:
- a CDS encoding ABC transporter permease; amino-acid sequence: MNFALYIAKRYLRSKSSNNAINFITIIAAVGVIVGAASLFIVLAGFAGLKDFTLQFSNIVDPDLKAETITGKSFIISEDNLAKLNALSDITLFSKVIEDRVLITSDNKDYLAILKGVDAHFNQVNQMDSVIVQGSWFTQGSNQIVIGWGISRNLSYGVLDFSKAANIYVPKPGKGQFSSIKDIYNTVKTVNVGIFDINETLNDNYIYAPIDLAQHLLNYKPNQISAIEFKLKKGADETTVKNNIQAILGNDVIVKNRIQLNDKLYKMLNTENLAVYLIFTLVLIIALFNVIGSIIMMILDKKKTLNTLFNIGATIKDIRNIFFFQGAIMSVVGGIIGILIGVLFVLNQLHGPNFLKIYITPSLPYPVTLHAENFFVVFVTISVLGIIASKIATARITKALVEDY
- the rbfA gene encoding 30S ribosome-binding factor RbfA, whose amino-acid sequence is MSNVEESQRQKKIASVLQNDLADVLQKAATDGGLRGVLISVSKVKVTVDLSVAKVYLSIFPNNKGIELLKGIKSNTPLIKHEIAQRTKQQLRRMPSLEFFIDDSLEYIDQIDKSLKGKENPLQDPSLLDKRKKS
- a CDS encoding GH1 family beta-glucosidase, producing the protein MTKKTKQSTFKLKARDFGNNFVWGVSTAAYQIEGAHNIDGKGVSIWDVFTTKKGAIQQNENANTAVDFYHKYKEDILLMKSMNIPNFRFSLSWSRLIPNGEGEINLEGINFYNRVIDFCLECNITPWITLYHWDLPQALEEKGGWTNRDILEWFENYASLCAKQFGDRVKHWMVLNEPMVFTGAGYFLGVHAPGQKRLKKFLPAIHHAVLCQALGGRILRNLIPNSVIGTTFSCSEVTPYRNTKKDIFAVKKADALLNRLFIEPVLGLGYPTEKVPVLKQIKTYVHPNDMENAKFEFDFIGVQNYTREVIKHSYYVPYIYSKIVKASNRNVKTTLMDWEVYPPSIYNMIKQFNQYKSIKKIIITENGAAFNDILQNGEIHDVDRLNYFQTYLQQVYKAKQDGLNVEGYFAWTFTDNFEWAEGYRPRFGLVYVDFSTQKRFIKASGKWFKKFLKTLNN
- a CDS encoding glycosyltransferase family protein, which encodes MKVLYAIQGTGNGHLSRARDIIPILQKKQIELDILVSGTQADIDIPYPITYQLKGLSFIFGKQGGVNMWKTYLRANTNRLQKEINSLPIEKYDLIINDFEPVSAWACKLKNKPCVSLSHQAAVLSLNAPKPFKKDRLGKFILKKYAPTTKQFGFHFKAYQEHIFTPVIRQDIRNIVCNTLDYYTVYLPSYGDDKILKILSKIKNTKWEVFSKHNKKIITDNNITIQPINNEAFVKSMANSKGILCGAGFETPAEALFMKKKLMVIPMKGQYEQQCNAAALKQMGVPVIKSLKKKHLKTLIEWTETDSIIEVNYPDMTEQIINQLLQECIA
- a CDS encoding UDP-2,3-diacylglucosamine diphosphatase yields the protein MTKRDVDIVVISDVHLGTYGCRAKELHKYLKSINPKRVILNGDIIDIWQFNKRYWPKSHMKVIKLIMKWIANGITVEYITGNHDEMLRKFVGFELGSFKIVNKLLLEIHGKKTWIFHGDVFDVTMQHSKWIAKLGAVGYDSLILLNSAINYFSIKFGGAPISMSKKIKNSVKSAVKFINNFEQIAADIAIENNYDYVICGHIHQPEIKKIKSENGSVIYLNSGDWIENLTALEFNDSKWALYSFEEDPAFYQNSKNNFEEELEEDQILESKALFQNLIKEFQFGKNIIEK
- a CDS encoding PID-CTERM protein-sorting domain-containing protein, with amino-acid sequence MTIQNKRTLASILFVLISFVCMHAQSGNEPPVPLPPGPPPPGAPIDGGVLFLACAALIYGAKKMIKK